In Nakamurella flava, a single genomic region encodes these proteins:
- a CDS encoding YqjF family protein, which yields MISRAPQGGQTPGTASWAPPEAVTPEPPRRLRGRLLRQYWDDVAMAHWPVDPEQVARLLPAGCRPDTLDGRTYVGLIGFRMVKLGFGPGPGLPWLGTFLETNVRLYTVDRLGRRGVYFCSLDAQRALPVLGARLALRLPYEWSRMSLERHGDELTYRCRRLLPRPAAQGSMTVRVGEPMTAPSALDHFLTARWGLHVRWYGGRTLYLPNRHEQWPLAAASLIRLDDDPIGGLLGRAGFAVGGEPVSVVYAPRVRVEFGPGDVVPTE from the coding sequence ATGATCTCCCGCGCCCCCCAGGGTGGCCAGACACCGGGCACTGCGTCCTGGGCGCCCCCGGAAGCCGTCACTCCGGAGCCGCCCCGCCGGCTACGGGGCCGTCTGCTGCGGCAGTACTGGGACGACGTGGCGATGGCCCACTGGCCCGTCGACCCGGAACAGGTCGCCCGGCTGCTCCCCGCCGGTTGCCGCCCCGACACCCTGGACGGCCGCACCTACGTCGGGCTGATCGGCTTCCGCATGGTGAAGCTGGGGTTCGGTCCCGGCCCCGGGCTGCCCTGGCTGGGCACGTTCCTGGAGACCAACGTCCGGCTCTACACCGTCGACCGGCTCGGCCGGCGCGGCGTCTACTTCTGCTCTCTGGACGCCCAGCGGGCGTTGCCCGTGCTGGGTGCCCGGCTGGCCTTGCGGCTGCCCTACGAATGGTCACGGATGTCCCTGGAGCGACACGGGGACGAACTGACCTACCGGTGCCGGCGGCTCCTCCCCCGGCCGGCGGCACAGGGGTCGATGACCGTCCGGGTCGGCGAGCCGATGACCGCACCGTCGGCCCTCGACCACTTCCTCACCGCTCGGTGGGGCCTGCACGTCCGCTGGTACGGCGGCCGCACTCTGTATCTGCCCAACCGGCACGAGCAGTGGCCGCTGGCCGCGGCGTCGCTGATCCGGCTGGACGACGATCCAATCGGCGGACTGCTCGGCCGAGCCGGATTCGCCGTCGGCGGCGAGCCGGTCAGCGTGGTCTACG